GAACGGCTCCTGTATTAACCCTCCGTTGCCTTTATTGCCTCCTGTAAGACGGATGGTGTATCATCTTTGTGCCTCTTCGTGCCTTTTCGTGGCTATACGCATCCTGCCGAATCGGTGATATCTGAGGTTAAAAGCCGATATCTATATATTCACCACAGATGACTCGGATAAAGGCAGGATACGACGGAGTTGTAACAAGGCAGGATTGGCCACGAAGAGGCACGAAAAAGCACCAAAACAAGGCAGGTTTGAACAGGATGACGCGGCGCCAAGGGCGCCGGGTTTGAGGTCATAAAGTTTCAGGTGCTAAGGTTCGGGTTCTCGTGATCGAACCCTCTGCGGCCTCTGCGAGCTCCTATTGATGGCTTGAAGGATCGGGCCACCAAATTCCAAGCAGGTTTTACAGGATATAATGGAGGCAACAGAGGTTCGGCTCCTGTATTATACCTCCCTTGCCTCGGTTACCTCCTGTGAGGACGATTGCGTGTATCATCTTTGTGCCTCTTGGTGCCTTTTTGTGGCCACCACCACTCAGCCATATCCACGAAATCTGAGTAATCTGAGGTTAAATACAGATGATCTATTTACCTCAGATGAATCGGATGAAGGCAGGATAGGACGGAATTCCGCCAAGGCAGGGTTGGCCACTAAGAGGCACGAAGAAGCGCGAAAACAAGGCAGGTTTTACAGGCGGCTCCTGTACTAAACCTCCCTTGCCTCTGTTGCCTCCTGTAAGACGGATTGGGTGTATGATCTTTGCACCGCGTCCCCGTGCCGCCCAGATCAGGCTCCGCCCCGCTGCCTCAGTATCCGAGAAACTCGATGCCGCAGACGCTGCACACCAGCGCGTCGGCCCGGCGCTCGAAGTCGCGGATGCCCGCGCAGCGCCAGCAGAACCGCGGACCCGGTTCGCGCGTGAAGGCCTTCGCCGGGTGAGCACCTTCGTCTGATGCCGGAGGCTCCGCCACGCCGAGCACCACCGTTTGGGCGGCGTCAGGCCTGGGCCCGACACCAGCCGCGGGGTCGTCGTCGGAACCTTCGGCGTCATCGGGTCCGTCGTCCGCCAACACCGTCTTCGGCTCCGGAGGCGGCAGGGATGGCGTCGCCCCGAACGCCGGCACGGGCGGCCGCGCCGGCGCAGGTGTTTCGCGGCGCGCGTTAAACAGCCACCAGCGCGCGTAGTCGTCGGACACGAGCGCGTCCGCGAGCCGCCCCGCCGTGATGACGTCGTCGGGATCGGTCGGCACCGCCAATTGCATGGCCGATACGCCGGCCTCGCGCACGGGCTCAAGCAGGTCGGCGGGCGTGCGCTCGCTTGGCCGGATGAACAGCCGCAGCCGGCGTTCGCGCGCGATGACGAGCACCTCGGGCCGCTGCCCGCGCTCGATCACCGCGCTGGCCGAGTCGATCCGCACCGCCCGCGCCCGGCGCCTGCCGCCATGCGTTCCCCACCCGGGCACCAGGAGTTGCCGCACCTCGTTGAGGATCGCCGCCGCCGAGCGAACCAGGCCCGGCTCGCCGGTGTTGTGACACGCCTGTCCCGAGGCGTGGGCGAAGTGCGGCATGCGGACGAGGCCGCGGTTGCGGGCGACAAGTGGTGCGTGGCACTCCTCACAGACGCAGCCGCATGCGAGGCCGTTGGCGACGTCCTGCACATGGACCATGTCGGTGCCACGCAGGCCGAACACCAGCCCGCCTCGGTGATACACGATCTGGTCGCGGTTGATCATGGATCCGTGCCGCCACGTGCGGCGGCGCCGCCCACCAGAGCGCGCCCCCGCGCGCTTGGCAACCCAGGCAACGCCGATGCTACCCGCGGGGCATGTCGGCGCAGGGTTGTGCCAAGGCATGGTTGGCCACGAAGAGGCACCAAAAGGCACGAGAACAAGACCGCGACCCAGTCAGGGTTGAACAGGAGGGCGCGGCGCCAAGGGCGCCGGGGTTGAGGTTATAAAGTTTCAGGGGCTAAGGTTCTCTGGATCGGATCCTCTGCGGGCTCCTGTTGATGGTTTGGGATCGGGAGCCGCGGATTTCCAAGGCCGTCTCACAGGAGATAAGGGAGGCAACAGAGGAGCTCCTGCATTGTACCTCCCTTGCCTTTGTTACCTCCTGTAAGGCCGATTGGGCGGAGTTCTTCCACGGCAGGTTGGCCACGAAGAGGCACTAAGAGGCACGAGAACAAGGCGGCGTTGAACAGGAGAGCGCGGCGCGGGCGCTGATGCGCCGGGTTTAGGGTGATAGAGTTTAGGGGGTAAAGTTCGCGGGATCGGATTCTCTGCGGGCTCGGCGAGCTCCTGTGAAATGTTTGAGATCGGGAGCCGCGAATTTCCAAGGCAGGTTTCACAGGAGATAAGGGCGGCAACAGAGGAGCGGCTCCTGCATTGTACCTCCCTTGCCTCTGTTGCCTCCTGTAAGATGGATCGGGGGTTTGGTTTTCGTGCATCTTCGTGCCTTATCGTGGCCACCATCAATGCCGGTTCGGATGTGTTCTGAGTGGCTGCAGCGCGGGCTCGCGTTGGGGGCGGAGACTGCTCTCCTCGGCGGTGGCATGAATGAGACGCGCCCAAGCTCCGGTCCCGACGCAGCGGCGGGCCCGCGCGCGGGGGAGCCGGGAGGCCCGGCGCTGCCGGCGGTCCGCATCGATGATCGCATGCGCGCGCTCGCCGAACCGGCGTTCGCACGCAGCGCGGGCGCGCCGCTCATCCCCGGCAACGACGTGCGCCTCCTGCGCGACGCCGGCGAAAACTACCCCGCCTGGCTCGCAGCCATCGCCGGCGCGCGGCACCACATCCATTTCGAGAACTACATCCTGGCCGACGACACCATCGGCAACCGGTTCGCGGACGCGCTGATCGAGCGCGCGCGGGCCGGCGTCAGCGTGCGCGTGATCTACGACTGGCTCGGCGTTTTCCGCAAAGCCTCGCGCGCGTTCTGGGCGCGACTGCGCGCGGGCGGCGTCGAGGTCCGCGGCTACAATCCGCCGCGGCTCGAATCCCCGCTCGGCTGGGTGTCGCGCGATCACCGCAAGCTCCTCGTGGTCGATGGCGAGATCGGCTTCATCTCCGGGCTGTGTGTGGCCGACATGTGGACCGGCAACCCGGCCAGGAACATCGCGCCGTGGCGCGACACCGGCGTCACGATCCGCGGCCCGGCACTCGCCGACATGGAGCGGGCCTTTGCGCGCAACTGGGCAACGCTCGGCGCGCCGTTGCCCGACGGGGTCGTCCCCGCGTCCGATACGCCCGTGCCCGCGGCGGCCGGCAACGTGAGCCTGCGCATCGTGGCGAGCGATCCGACCACCTCGGGCACGTTCCGGCTCGACCAGCTCGTGGTCGCGTTTGCCCGGAAGCGCGTGTGGCTCACCGATGCCTACTACCTTGGCGCGCCGACGTACGTGCAGGCGCTGGTGACCTCCGCGCGCGACGGCGTCGACGTGCGCATGCTGTTCACGCGCGGTTCGGACATCCCGGTGATGAAGATGATGTCGCGCACCGGTTACCGGGCGTTGCTCGAAGCGGGGATCCGGATCTTCGAGTGGAACGGTTCGCTGCTGCACGCGAAGACGGCGGTGATCGACGGCCACTGGTCGCGCGTGGGCTCAACCAACCTCAATTTCGCGAGCTGGATGGGCAACTGTGAGCTCGACGCGGTGATTGAGGACGCGGGATTCGGGCAACAGATGGAGGCGATGTACCTCGACGATCTCAGCCATGCCACGGAGATCGTGCTGGAACAGCGCCGCCGGAAGCTGCGGAAGAGCCAGTCGCCCGCGGCGCTGACCTCCCGCGACCGCAAGGGCAGCGCGACGCGTGCGGCGGCTGGCGCGGTGCGCATCGGCAATGTCCTGGGCGCGGCGTTGACGAACCGGCGCGTGATTGAGCCGATCGAGTGTCGGCTGCTGGCGTGGACGGCGGTGGGGCTGCTCGGGTTTGCGGTCTTGTGCGTGCTGTTCCCGCGGGTCTTCGCGTATCCGACGGCGGCGTTGCTGGTGTGGGTCGCCGGGGCGCTGCTTTATCGGGCGGCAAAATTGGTGCGGCGCCGGCGACCGAAGAACGGAGGTTGAACAAGCCAGGGTTGGCCACGAAGAGGCACGAAGAGGCGCGAAAACAAGGCAGGGCTTGAACAGGCGAAGACAGGTTTCAGGTTGGAAAGTCGCAGGTTGAAAGGTTCTCGATCTGACTCGGATCGGAACCTCTGCGGGCTCGGCGAGCTCCTGTTGAATGTTTGAGGTTTCAAGCCACCAAACTCCAAGGCAGGTTTTACAGGAGGTAACGGAGGGAACAGAGGACCGAGCGCGGGAAGGGCTCGGGTTGTTGCCCGAACCCTCTGTTGCCTCTGTTGCCTCCTGTAAGGCGGATTGGATATTCTGATTTTTGAAACAGGAGAGAGCAGACTGTGTATTTAACCACAAATTGCTCTGATTAAATCCGGATATATGTAACCACGAAGGACACGAATATAGGGAATATAGGAACTGTGTTGGCACGAAAACAAGGCAGTGGAACAGGAGGCAGCAGAGGGCGAAGAGGGGCGGCGCAGATCGCGCCGGGGTTAAGGTTATAAGGTTTCGGGTGCTAAGGTTCTCCGGATCGGATCCTCTACGGGCTCTGCGAGCTCCTGTTAAGTGTTTGAGGTTTCAAGCCACCAAACTCCAAGGCAGGTTTTACAGGAGGTAACGGAGGAAACAGAGGAGCGAGCGGGGGCAGGGCTCGGATTGTTGCCCGAAACCTCTGTTGCCTCTGTTGCCTCCTGTAAGGCGGATTGGATATTCTGATTTTTGAAACAGGAGGGAGCAGACTGTGTATTTAACCACGGATTGCTCTGATTAAATCCGGATATATGTAACCACGAAGGACGCGAATAGAGACGAATATATGGAATATAGGAACTGTGTTGGCACGAAAACAAGGCAGTGGAACAGGAGGCAGCAGAGGGCGCAGAGGGGCGGCGCAGGTCGCGCCGGGGTTAAGGTTCTCCGGATCGAATCCTCTGCGGGCTCGGCGAGCTCCTGTTGAATGTTTGAGATCGGGAGCCTCGGATTTCCAAGGCAGGTCTCACAGGAGGTAACGGAGGGAACAGAGGACCGATCGGGGGCAGGACTCGGGTTGTTGCCCGAACCCTCTGTTGCCTCCTGTAAGGCGGAGCGGGCGTTTGGGTTTTGGGGCCTCGTCCTGGCGATCACGGCTCTGGGTGAGTGGCCTTGATCACGATGGCGGCGGAGCGCAGCGGGGGCGCGGAGGCTTCGAGGAGAATTTCGCCGGGCTCGCCTGTCGTCTGCACCAGGACCTGGGCCAGGCCGTTGAACGTCGTGCGCCGCCACTCCGGGGCCGGGGCCTCCACCCGCAGCACCGCGGGATGAAACTGCGCCAGGCCTTCGCGGTCGCGCCACTCGGCGTAACGCGTCGCGGTGATCCGCAGCACATTGCCCGTCGGCTTCAGGTCGTCGGCCGCCAGCGCCACTTCCGCGCGGGCTGCAGCCGGGTCGACGTCGACCTGCAGCGGCTTGCCGTTCAGGTGCACCGACTGCCGCGTCCCGAGCGCATTCAACAGCAGCGTCAGGTGCTCGCCGGCCGCGAGGACGGGCCGATCGAAGACAAAATCCTGCTCGATCACGCCCTCGCGCACCGCGGGATCCGGCGCCCGCCACGCGCCGAGCGGCACGGCGCGCGTCGGCGCGAAGACGACATCGGGCTCGTGACACGAGGGGTCACCATTGCCGACACCGATGATCCGGCCGGGGCCGCGTACCGCGAAGCGCACCGGCACGGCGGCGGTCGGCACCTCGCGGCCGGCGTGGTCATCGATTCGCACCGTGACGACCGCCACGTCGCGGCCGTCCGCCGCCAGCGTGGTGCGGTCCGGCTGCAAGCGCAGCGCGGCCGGCTCACCGGTCGTGACTCGCGTGGCGACGCGTACCTCACGGCCGTCGCGGTAGCCGCGGGCGACAAGTTCGCCGGGCTGGTAGCTCACGGTCCAGGAGAGATGGCCGTTGGGCTCCATGCGCTGGCGCCCGAGCGAGGCGCCGTTGAGCCAGAGCTCCACCTCTTCGCAGTTGCTGTGCACCGTGACCGTCAGCGGCTGGCCGATGCGATCCGGCCAGTTCCAGTGCGGGAACACGTGCAATACCGGCTCCTGGGTCCACCACGCCTGCAAGTAGAAGAAGCCGTCCTTCGGGAAACCGCACGTGTCCAGAATGCCGAATTGGGAGGCCACGGCAGGCCAGCCGAAGGGCGTCGGTTCGCCGCGGTAGTCGAAACCGGTCCAGAAGAGCACGCCGGCCGCCCAGGGCCGCGCCGCGTAGAACTTCCAGCCGAGCTCCGCGTTGCCGCCGGAGGTGCCGTCGGCCTGCGGCGAAAGGTGCGCGCGGGCGCGGGCGTCGAAATAGATGCCGCGGGTCTGCTGCGTGGTGGTCTCCTCCGTGCCGAGGAGGACCTGCCAGGGATGCGTGGCGTGCTGCCGATCCGGGTCGGCCTGCTTGATGTAGTTGACGCCAACAGCCTGGATCACGCTGGAGATGCCGCCCCAGCCGCCGCTGACGGCGGCGTTGGCGAGCCGCGTGGGATCGAGGCGGTTCACGGTGCGCTGCATCGTGGCCGCGAGCCGCGCGCCGGTGATGTTGCCCTCGATCGCCCACTCTTCGTTGCCGACGGACCACAGGATGATGCTCGGGTGGTTGCGATCGCGGCGGATCATCCGCTCGAGCTGCGTGAGGTGGTATGGGCTCGAGCCCATCAGCCGCGTCTCGTCGATCACGAGCATGCCCTGGCGATCGCACGCCTCGAGCAGCTCGGGCGTCGGCGGGTGGTGGGAGCAGCGATACGCGTTGCTGCCCATCTCCTTCAGCCGGCGGATGCGCCAGGCCTGCAGGGCGTCCGGCAGCGCGACGCCGACACCCGCATGGTCCTGGTGGTTGTTGGTGCCCTTGATCGTCACGCGCTGGCCGTTGAGGAAGAACCCGCGGTCGGGCTCGAAGCGCACGGTCCGGAAGCCGAAGGACGTCTCGTAACGATCGATCTCCCGGCCGTCGCGCCGCAGCACGGTGACGAGGCGGTACAACGTGGGCTGCTCCAGGGACCAGAGCCGAGGCGCGGGCACGCGGAGCTGAGTCGTGTGCATCAAGGCGGGCCCGGGCGACACGGCGGTGGAGGTCGACGTTTCGGCGACGGCGCGCCCTTCCGGATCGAGGACGGTCTGCACCACGTCGACGCGCACCGGCTCGGCGCCGGCGTTGACGAGCTGGGTCTCAACGGTGGCGCGCGCCTCGGCGGCCGTGAGGTCCGTCCGCACCCAGGTGCCGTCGGCCGCGACGTACACCGGCGCGGTCTTCACGAGCCAGACGTGCCGGTAGATGCCGGCGCCCTCGTAGAACCAACCTTCCTCCATGGTGGCATCGACGCGCACGGCGATGACGTTGTCCGCGCCGTAGCGCAGGTAATCGGTGAGGTCGTAGCTCACGCCGAGGTAGCCGCTCGGCTCCTCGCCGACGAAGAAGCCGTTGATGAACACGCGCGCGGCCCGGTAGGCGCCGTCGAGCTGGAGATGGAAGCGCCGGCCGAGTTCGTCGGCGCCGATGCGGAAGGTTTTGCGGTACCAGCCCACGCTGCCCTCGGGGGCCTGGCGGCCGACGCCCTTGAAGCCGTGGCTGGCGGTGCCCCGTGGATCGAAGGGCGCCTCGACGGCAAAGTCGTGCGGCAGGTTGATCCGGCGCCAGGCGCGGTCGTCGAACACGGGGCTGGCCGGGCCGTCGCCGTAGCCGGTCTTGGCGAGGTAGGAGAAGTAGCCGGTCGCGTGGTTGAAGTCGCGCGCGGGATCGGTGGCGTGGCCGAGGGCGAACCGCCAGTCGGCATCGAAGAGGATCCGCTCGCGCGAGGCCGCGGCGAGACGCGGCAGCGCGAGGGCGAACGCGGTGAGGGTCAGCAACAGCCGCAGCCAGGGGAGTGGAGTGCGCATGGGGGTCGGGGGGGGCAGCCGAAAATCTTTCTCTTACTCTTCCTCTTACTCTTTCTCCCCGCCGCGTCCGGGGAAAGGCGGATTTCGGTCGAACCACGGAGCCAGTTTTTGGCCGCAAAGAGGCGCAGAAGGCGCAAAAGAAGGCCGCGGATATTCAAGTCAGGTTGGCCACAAAGAGGCACGAAGAAGCACCAAAACAAGGCAGGTTTCACAGGAGATAAGGGAGGGAACAGAGAGTCGATGGCGGCAGGGCTCCGACTCAAATTGAACCCTCCGTTGCCCCCAGTGAGGCGGATCGGGCCGTTCTTTAGTTTTCGCCGCCGGCGAAAACTAGAGGTTGAGGAAACGGCTCCGCCAGCAGGCGGGGATCACGGGGCAGGCGGTGGTGGGACCGAGGAGTCGTTTGCGGCGGCGGGCGATGGCGCGGTAGGCCCAGTCACGGAGGGGACGCGGCACGAGCCAGAGGGCGGCGCCGAGGACACGGCCGAGCGCGCCGCACGTGCGCAGCGCCGCGACGACTGCGGCGGATTCTTGATGAAAGTCGGGCCGATCCAGTTGCGCCCAATCCGGGACAAACACCACCGTGTCGAACGTCGCGAGCGGGAGACCGTGCTGCCGCAGGAAGCGCTGGGCCGGCTCCGACTGGAGCGCGGCGAACCAGAGCCGTTCGCGACGATCGAGTCGGAGCAGCAGCCGGACGACTCCGTGACACAGTGCGCAATGGCCGTCGTACAGCAGAACAGGGCCGGGCGCGCCGGGTGGTTCAGGCACGTGAGCGGGATCGGCGCGCAGCATTTGTTGGACGCTACACGCGGGCGTTACGCGGCGCTAATGGAGAATGAAGAATGCAGAATTTAGAATGCCGAAGGCGTTACGGGTACTCCGGACGGGGTTCGGCATTCTGCATTCTGAATTCTCAATTCTACATTAGGCCTTTCGCCGGACGCCGCCGCGGCGAGCGTCCGGCGAAAGGCCGCACTGAGGAGCGCGCAGTGGGTGGCGGCGCAACGCGCGGTGGAATTCGACGTGTGCGAGCAGGTGCCGGTCGCACCGTAGTAGAAACAATGCACCACGACGGGACCGGAGGCGGTTGGGGTCGTGACTTCGAAGGACACGACCAACGTCTGCGCCCGGGACCAGACGCCCGCGAGACGACTTCACGTCATCCGCCAGCCGATGTGCGTCATACCTGCCCGCCGGGCACCCGCCGGAGGTGGGTTATCCGTTATTGGTTATTGGTTATTGGTTATCCGTTGTTGGTTATTGGGGATTTCGCTGCCGCGGCGAGATCAGGACATGGCATCCCGCGGCTAGGACCAAGCCGTGGCGTGGCGGCCGACGTCGGCTCGACGGCAGCTCCGGCCCGAGGTACGATCCTCGCGCTTCGCAGCACAAAACCAGCACCCTAAACTCGGCGCCAGGGACGGATGTCGGTGCCCACCGACGGGAGCGTCGGGCGGATGGCCGGCACGAGGCGGCTAGACGCGGCGGACACCGGTGGTGCCGGCGCCCTTGAGCGTGAGCTCGACGGGGGCGTTGGTCTGCCACC
The Opitutus sp. ER46 genome window above contains:
- a CDS encoding phospholipase D-like domain-containing protein — translated: MNETRPSSGPDAAAGPRAGEPGGPALPAVRIDDRMRALAEPAFARSAGAPLIPGNDVRLLRDAGENYPAWLAAIAGARHHIHFENYILADDTIGNRFADALIERARAGVSVRVIYDWLGVFRKASRAFWARLRAGGVEVRGYNPPRLESPLGWVSRDHRKLLVVDGEIGFISGLCVADMWTGNPARNIAPWRDTGVTIRGPALADMERAFARNWATLGAPLPDGVVPASDTPVPAAAGNVSLRIVASDPTTSGTFRLDQLVVAFARKRVWLTDAYYLGAPTYVQALVTSARDGVDVRMLFTRGSDIPVMKMMSRTGYRALLEAGIRIFEWNGSLLHAKTAVIDGHWSRVGSTNLNFASWMGNCELDAVIEDAGFGQQMEAMYLDDLSHATEIVLEQRRRKLRKSQSPAALTSRDRKGSATRAAAGAVRIGNVLGAALTNRRVIEPIECRLLAWTAVGLLGFAVLCVLFPRVFAYPTAALLVWVAGALLYRAAKLVRRRRPKNGG
- the galA gene encoding beta-galactosidase GalA, with translation MRTPLPWLRLLLTLTAFALALPRLAAASRERILFDADWRFALGHATDPARDFNHATGYFSYLAKTGYGDGPASPVFDDRAWRRINLPHDFAVEAPFDPRGTASHGFKGVGRQAPEGSVGWYRKTFRIGADELGRRFHLQLDGAYRAARVFINGFFVGEEPSGYLGVSYDLTDYLRYGADNVIAVRVDATMEEGWFYEGAGIYRHVWLVKTAPVYVAADGTWVRTDLTAAEARATVETQLVNAGAEPVRVDVVQTVLDPEGRAVAETSTSTAVSPGPALMHTTQLRVPAPRLWSLEQPTLYRLVTVLRRDGREIDRYETSFGFRTVRFEPDRGFFLNGQRVTIKGTNNHQDHAGVGVALPDALQAWRIRRLKEMGSNAYRCSHHPPTPELLEACDRQGMLVIDETRLMGSSPYHLTQLERMIRRDRNHPSIILWSVGNEEWAIEGNITGARLAATMQRTVNRLDPTRLANAAVSGGWGGISSVIQAVGVNYIKQADPDRQHATHPWQVLLGTEETTTQQTRGIYFDARARAHLSPQADGTSGGNAELGWKFYAARPWAAGVLFWTGFDYRGEPTPFGWPAVASQFGILDTCGFPKDGFFYLQAWWTQEPVLHVFPHWNWPDRIGQPLTVTVHSNCEEVELWLNGASLGRQRMEPNGHLSWTVSYQPGELVARGYRDGREVRVATRVTTGEPAALRLQPDRTTLAADGRDVAVVTVRIDDHAGREVPTAAVPVRFAVRGPGRIIGVGNGDPSCHEPDVVFAPTRAVPLGAWRAPDPAVREGVIEQDFVFDRPVLAAGEHLTLLLNALGTRQSVHLNGKPLQVDVDPAAARAEVALAADDLKPTGNVLRITATRYAEWRDREGLAQFHPAVLRVEAPAPEWRRTTFNGLAQVLVQTTGEPGEILLEASAPPLRSAAIVIKATHPEP
- a CDS encoding DCC1-like thiol-disulfide oxidoreductase family protein is translated as MPEPPGAPGPVLLYDGHCALCHGVVRLLLRLDRRERLWFAALQSEPAQRFLRQHGLPLATFDTVVFVPDWAQLDRPDFHQESAAVVAALRTCGALGRVLGAALWLVPRPLRDWAYRAIARRRKRLLGPTTACPVIPACWRSRFLNL